From the genome of Labedella gwakjiensis:
CCCTCGGTCTCATCTGGGGGTCGAGCTTCCTCTTCATGAAGGTCGCGCTCGGCGGCGTCTCCTTCGGACAGGTCGCGTGGGCCCGACTCGTCCTCGGCGCCCTCACCCTCGGCGTGATCGCGATCGTCATGCGCGTGCAGCTGCCGCGCTCGCCGCGCGTCTACGGACACCTCACGGTCATCGCGATCTTCTACGCCGTCATCCCGCACCAGCTGTTCGCGTGGGCAGAGCAGTACGTCTCGTCGAGCCTCGCGTCGATCTACAACGCGGTCACACCGCTCATGACGGCCCTGTTCGCCGCCCTCCTGTTCCGCGTCGAGAAGTTCGACACGGGTCGCGTCGCCGGCGTGGTCCTCGGCTTCGTGGGCGTGATCGTCATCGTCGCGCCGTGGCAAGTGGGCGCGCTCACGGGGGACGTCCGTGGGCAGCTCGCCTGCCTCGGCGCCGTGGCCTGCTACGGCTTCACCTTCGGTTACATGCGCCGCTTTCTCTCGCCGTACGCGCTGCAGCCCATCACGGCCGCCTTCCTCTACATCTCGATCGCCGCCGTGATCATGGTGCTCCTCACGCCGATCGTGGCGTGGTCGCCGGTCCAGCTCGACGTGTGGGTCGTGCTCAGCCTGCTCGCCCTCGGGGTGCTCGGAACGGGTGTCGCCTACTTGTGGAACATGAACGTGTTCGACGCGTGGGGACCCACGCCGGCGTCGAGCGTCACCTACATCACGCCCGTCGTCGGTGTGATTCTCGGGATCGTGCTGCTCGGCGAGCACGTGGCCTGGAACCAGCCGGTGGGAGGCGCGATCATCTTCGTCGGCATCCTGCTCGCTCAGCAGCGCATCCGGCTGCCGCATCGCAGGCTTCCCGCGGCCTGACCACTCCTCGCGGCGTCTCGACGGAATCCTCCCAGGGGATGACGAGGGATGATCCGGGCGGCCGACGCCATCCGCTCGCGTCCCGACGAGGCTGGAGGACATGAACACTCCACTCCTCCACGCCTCGTCCCTCGTGCTGCGGTACGGCACGACCACGGCGCTCGCGGGCGTCGACCTCGTGATCCACGAGGGGGAATCGGTCGCCATCATGGGCGCCTCCGGCTCCGGCAAGACGAGCCTGCTGCACTGCCTGTCCGGCATCCTCCGTCCCGACGCCGGGGCCGTCCGCTTCGACGGTCCGCTCGGCGCTGTCGATCTCTCGGCCCTCTCCGACGGCGAACGTTCCCGTCTCCGTCGCGAGGCCTTCGGCTTCGTGTTCCAGCAGGGCCTCCTCGTGCCCGAACTGACCGCCGTCGAGAATGCAGCCCTCCCGCTGCTCCTCTCGGGGTACCCGCGTCGGGAGGCCGAGGCGCGCGCCGCCTCGTGGCTCGCCGCCCTCGGGCTCGGCGGGATGGAGCAGCGCCGCATCGGTGAGCTCTCCGGTGGTCAAGCCCAGCGCGTCGCGATCGCTCGCGCCCAGGTCGGCGGCGCGACGCTCATCTTCGCGGACGAGCCGACCGGAGCACTCGATTCGTCGACGAGCGTCGATGTGATGGATGCGCTGTTGCGCTCGACGGTCGGCCAGGGGCACACGCTCGTCGTCGTCACGCACGACGAGACCGTCGCGGCCCGCTGCTCCCGCACCGTTCGGCTCTCCGACGGACGCATCGTGAGCGACTCCGCCGGCCCCGTCCCCGCCTCGGCCGCGATGCCCGGCTACGCGCCGGCCGGTCAGGGTGCCGGGCCGGCGGGCCCGCCCACCACATCCGTCGCCCACGTTCCCACGACCGACGGTCCCGCGTTCGGCGGCTCCGGATGGGAGTCGGGACGATGACCGCGCTCGCTCCGCCGCCGGCCGCCGCGCCGGTCGCCGACCCGTCGGTGCGTCCCACCGGTCGTGCCCCGGTCCTCCGCCTCGCCTGGATGCTCGCCCGCCCCGGCGCCGCGAGCCCCGCGACCGTCGTGCTGCCGATCGTCGCCTTCGGCGTGACGACCGCGCTCCTCCTCATCGTCGCAGGCGGCGTGCTCATGTTCTGGCGCTGGACGAATGAGACGGCCTTCCTCTTCCAGACGCTGAGCCTGCTCGCCCTCGCTCTCCTCGTGGTGCCGCTCGCGACCCTCGGTGGGGCTGCAGCCCGCCTCTCCGCCCGGCGGAGGGACGACCGCCTCGCGACTCTCCGTCTTCTGGGCGCGACGACGTCGACGGTCACGCTCGTGACGGTGGTCGAGTCCACGGCCCTCGCGATCGTCGGAGCCGTGGGAGGTGTCGCGCTGTACGCGCTCAGCATGCCGCTCGTGGGGCTCATCCCCTTCGGCGGCGAACCGATCGGGCCGACCGCGATCTGGGCAGGGCCACTCGTGGTCCTCGGCGTGGTCGTCGGAGTCGCGCTGCTCGCCGCGATCAGTTCGGTCGTCGGCCTGCGCGCCGTCGTCGTCTCGCCGCTCGGCGTTCGCCTGAAGCAGCGACCCCCTCACACCTCCTGGGTGCGCCTCCTCGTCGGCGTCGTCGTCGTCATCGTCGCGTTCGTCGTGCTGAACAACCTCGGCGTCATGATGGACCTCGCTCTCGTGGTGGGGGCGCTCGTCGGAGCGTTCGGCGTCGTCGTCGCGGTGCTCGGTCTCGTCGGCCCGTTCGCGATGTCCGTCTTCGGACGCGTCCGGCTCCGGTCGGCACGCACGGCCGACCAGCTCATCTCCGCTCGCGGCATCCTGGAATCGCCGAAGGTCGCCTGGCGTCTCGTCGGCGGCGTCGCGATGACGAGTTTCGTCGCCGTCGTGGCGGGCTCCGGCACCGCCTTCCTCGAATCGATGGGCGGCGGTGGAACGGAGGCGGAAGACCTCATGGTCACCGACGTCCGGACAGGGATCCTCATCACACTCGTGGCGTCGTTCGTCATGGTGGCGTGTTCCGTGGGCGTCGGCCAGGCTGCGGCCGTGCTCGACCGACGTGATCTCTATGTGAGCCTCGACCGCGTGGGAATGCCGCTCGCCACAATGGACGCCGCGCGCGTCCGCTCCGTGATGCTGCCGCTCGGATTCGTGGCGATCACGTCGGCCGTGCTCGGCGCGATCCTCGTCTTCCCGCTCGTCGGGTGGACGCTCATCGTCGCCCCGTTGTCGCTCGCCGTGATCGGGATCTGCTTCGTGCTGGGGTTCGTCCTCGTGCGGCTCTCGCTGCTCGCGACGCGTCCGATCCTCACCAATGTGCTCGCGCATCCGGAGCGTTCGCTCGGCTGAGACGGCGGGTGGGCGGCTAGGGTTTCGGTATGCCCGATAGCGACGTCACCGAACGCCTCACCCGTCTGCGCAAGAGCATCGACAACATCGACGCGGCCCTCGTGCACCTCCTCGCGGAGCGGTTCAAGTGCACACAGGAGGTGGGGCACCTGAAGGCGACCCACGGTCTCCCGGCCGCGGACCCGTCGCGCGAGGCGCAGCAGGTGGAACGGCTGCGGACGCTCGCGGAGGAGAGCGAGCTCGACCCGGCCTTCGCCGAGAAGTGGTTCTCCTTCGTCGTGGCGGAGGTCATCCACCACCACGAGCGGATCGCATCGGAGCGGGCATGACGATCGACGGATGGGACCCGGCCCGACTGCCAGAGCAGTCCGGTCGGGTCATCGCCGTGACGGGGGCGAATGCGGGGCTCGGTTTCTTCACGTCGCTGCAGCTCGCCCGCGCCGGCGCGCGCGTCGTGCTCGTGTGTCGCGACGAGATGAAGGCTGCTCGGGCCCGCGCCGCCATCCAGCGTCTGGTGCGCGGGGCCGACGTGTCCGTGGTCCGTCTCGACACCGCCGATCTCGGATCCGTCCGCAGCGCGGCGAAGGAACTCTCCGCGCTCGACCGGCTCGACGTCCTCGTCACGAACGCCGGAATCGTGCATCCGCCGCGTCACCGGACCGTCACGGCCGACGGCCTCGAACTCGTCGGCGCCACGAATCACTTCGGGCACTTCGCCCTCGTCGCCCGGCTGATCGACGTGCTCGAGCGCACGCCCGGTGCGCGGGTGGTGACACTCGGCAGCCTCGCGACGCGGCTCGTCCGCCTCGACGCCGACGACCTGCAGCTCGAGAGGCGGTACACCGGCTGGCAGGCGTACGCGCAGTCGAAGATCATGTCGTGGTCGTTCGGACTCGAGCTCGACCGGCGACTGCGCGCGGCGGGTGCCGAGACGCGCGCCCTGGTGGCGCACCCCGGGTATTCGATCACCGGGCGGACGCCTCTCGTGCGCGGCGTGAACGAGCCGAGTACGGTCGAGCGGTTCGTCGACAACCTTCAGGCGGTCTTCACGCAGGGGAAGGATCGGGGCGCGTGGCCCACGGTGCGCGCGGCGGTCGATCCGCTCGCGCAGGGCGGCGACTCGTTCGGCCCGCGCTACCGGGTGAAGGGTGCGCCCGTCCTGGAGACTCCCGCGGCCGTCGTGCGCGACCCGGACGTCGCCGCGGCGATCTGGGCCGAATCCGAGCGCGCGACGGGCCTCTCCCTCCTCCACCCCTGACCCCGCCCGCACCGGCTCACACACCAAAAAGATCGCGATACACCCTTCGATTTGAGGGTGTATCGCGATCTTTTTGGTGTGTGGGGGTGGGTCAGGCGGTGGTGGGGGTGCGCGCGAAGCGGCGGGCCGGGACCGTGCGTTCCGTGGCCACGCGGATCGTCGAGACGACGAGCGCTCCGAGCGTCCAGAGGATCAGGGCGACGACGGCGGGCGCGAGGCCACCCGTGCCCTCCACGAGTCCGCGGATCGCCTCCTGCGCCGGCGAGACCGGCAGGAAGCCGAACACCGCGTCGAGCACTCCCGGCACGGTCGAGACGATGCCCGTCGCGAGGGTCACGATCGCGATGATCATCGAGAGGAACCGCCCGGTGCCCCCGAAGACCGCGATGAGCGACTGGGTCACGGCCGCGAACGCGACGCCCGTGAGCGCGAGCAGTGCTGCGAACCCGAACCATTCGGCGACGCCGAACGACAGCTGCAGCTGCAGCACCCCGGCCACGAGCACGCCCTGGAGCGCGCCCACGATCGCGGCGGGAGCGAACGACCGCAGCACGAGCGCGATCGACGACCGTGTGGAGCCGACGAGCGTCGTCGGCACCGCGCGCAGCAGGACGAACGAGCCGAGGGCGCCGATCCACAGCGCGAGCACTGCATAGAAGGGGGCTCCCTTCGAGCCGAAGTCGATGCCGCCGCCCTCCGACGCGACCGGGTCGGCGACGACGGTCGCGAGGTTCTCGCGGTCGCTCTCGCTGTACGAGGGGATCGATTCGACCGCCGTGTCGAGACCGTCGGCGAGCTGGCCGACGCCGTCGGCAAGGCTGCCGGCGCCGTCGGCGAGGGTCGTCGTACCGTCGGCCAGCTGTGTCACGC
Proteins encoded in this window:
- a CDS encoding oxidoreductase, coding for MTIDGWDPARLPEQSGRVIAVTGANAGLGFFTSLQLARAGARVVLVCRDEMKAARARAAIQRLVRGADVSVVRLDTADLGSVRSAAKELSALDRLDVLVTNAGIVHPPRHRTVTADGLELVGATNHFGHFALVARLIDVLERTPGARVVTLGSLATRLVRLDADDLQLERRYTGWQAYAQSKIMSWSFGLELDRRLRAAGAETRALVAHPGYSITGRTPLVRGVNEPSTVERFVDNLQAVFTQGKDRGAWPTVRAAVDPLAQGGDSFGPRYRVKGAPVLETPAAVVRDPDVAAAIWAESERATGLSLLHP
- a CDS encoding ABC transporter ATP-binding protein, which gives rise to MNTPLLHASSLVLRYGTTTALAGVDLVIHEGESVAIMGASGSGKTSLLHCLSGILRPDAGAVRFDGPLGAVDLSALSDGERSRLRREAFGFVFQQGLLVPELTAVENAALPLLLSGYPRREAEARAASWLAALGLGGMEQRRIGELSGGQAQRVAIARAQVGGATLIFADEPTGALDSSTSVDVMDALLRSTVGQGHTLVVVTHDETVAARCSRTVRLSDGRIVSDSAGPVPASAAMPGYAPAGQGAGPAGPPTTSVAHVPTTDGPAFGGSGWESGR
- a CDS encoding FtsX-like permease family protein, with the translated sequence MTALAPPPAAAPVADPSVRPTGRAPVLRLAWMLARPGAASPATVVLPIVAFGVTTALLLIVAGGVLMFWRWTNETAFLFQTLSLLALALLVVPLATLGGAAARLSARRRDDRLATLRLLGATTSTVTLVTVVESTALAIVGAVGGVALYALSMPLVGLIPFGGEPIGPTAIWAGPLVVLGVVVGVALLAAISSVVGLRAVVVSPLGVRLKQRPPHTSWVRLLVGVVVVIVAFVVLNNLGVMMDLALVVGALVGAFGVVVAVLGLVGPFAMSVFGRVRLRSARTADQLISARGILESPKVAWRLVGGVAMTSFVAVVAGSGTAFLESMGGGGTEAEDLMVTDVRTGILITLVASFVMVACSVGVGQAAAVLDRRDLYVSLDRVGMPLATMDAARVRSVMLPLGFVAITSAVLGAILVFPLVGWTLIVAPLSLAVIGICFVLGFVLVRLSLLATRPILTNVLAHPERSLG
- a CDS encoding DMT family transporter, whose protein sequence is MSSTSTPETASIPSVRSPRAGAIVTAQFLALGLIWGSSFLFMKVALGGVSFGQVAWARLVLGALTLGVIAIVMRVQLPRSPRVYGHLTVIAIFYAVIPHQLFAWAEQYVSSSLASIYNAVTPLMTALFAALLFRVEKFDTGRVAGVVLGFVGVIVIVAPWQVGALTGDVRGQLACLGAVACYGFTFGYMRRFLSPYALQPITAAFLYISIAAVIMVLLTPIVAWSPVQLDVWVVLSLLALGVLGTGVAYLWNMNVFDAWGPTPASSVTYITPVVGVILGIVLLGEHVAWNQPVGGAIIFVGILLAQQRIRLPHRRLPAA
- a CDS encoding chorismate mutase; the encoded protein is MPDSDVTERLTRLRKSIDNIDAALVHLLAERFKCTQEVGHLKATHGLPAADPSREAQQVERLRTLAEESELDPAFAEKWFSFVVAEVIHHHERIASERA